The genomic interval GTGCCGATCTTTCTTGCACCCGGCGAGGCGTCCGTTTTTTTGCCGTCGTACATCGATGCGAGCAATTTCAGCAATTCCTCCGGCTGTCCCATGGCGGTGCGCAAGGTCGGGAAAAAATCCTCTGCCGGGTCCGGAGGCATTCGATGGAGTTCAGTTTCCAAAGCTTCGGGCAGCCTGAAGAGGTGGTACACACCAACACGTCCGACGGCACTGTCATGAGCGTCGCCTGCGGCTTTACCTGCGGCGTGGATTGCTGCGTGAAAGGTCGTCCTTGGATACAGACGCTTCAAATAACTCAGCCCCGTTTCATTCATG from Candidatus Cloacimonadota bacterium carries:
- a CDS encoding BrxE family protein; protein product: MTKNEMRKPLQPFLVLRLRAVVLSLGESVSPAWWRTEFMNETGLSYLKRLYPRTTFHAAIHAAGKAAGDAHDSAVGRVGVYHLFRLPEALETELHRMPPDPAEDFFPTLRTAMGQPEELLKLLASMYDGKKTDASPGARKIGTDKDIMTTAGVRKTAAVYHTAFTRNEPCFPYFTTEIDGSRV